One stretch of Lysobacter sp. KIS68-7 DNA includes these proteins:
- the rpmB gene encoding 50S ribosomal protein L28, with amino-acid sequence MSRVCQVTGKSVQTGNNVSHANNKTRRRFLPNLHERRFWVASENRWVKLKVSAHALRTIDKNGIDSVLAQLRARGEKV; translated from the coding sequence ATGTCCCGCGTGTGCCAAGTCACCGGCAAGAGCGTGCAGACCGGCAACAACGTCTCGCATGCCAACAACAAGACCCGCCGTCGCTTCCTGCCCAACCTGCACGAGCGTCGCTTCTGGGTTGCCAGCGAAAACCGCTGGGTGAAGCTGAAGGTTTCCGCGCACGCGCTGCGCACCATCGACAAGAACGGTATCGACTCGGTCCTGGCGCAGCTTCGCGCCCGCGGCGAGAAGGTTTGA
- the rpmG gene encoding 50S ribosomal protein L33, which yields MASKRDKIRLISSANTGHFYTTDKNKKNTPAKMEVKKYDPVVRKHVIYKEGKIK from the coding sequence ATGGCTAGCAAGCGTGACAAGATTCGCCTGATCTCCTCGGCCAACACCGGCCACTTCTACACGACCGACAAGAACAAGAAGAACACGCCGGCCAAGATGGAGGTCAAGAAGTACGACCCCGTCGTCCGGAAGCACGTGATCTACAAGGAAGGCAAGATCAAGTAA
- the acs gene encoding acetate--CoA ligase, with the protein MASTDSDYAQRYAESLHDPDGFWRKVAKRIDWISPPTRIRDVSFDADDFHIRWYEDGVLNASVNCLDRHLARNGDRTALIFEPDDPNAPAQRITYRELHARTCRLANALRNLGMGKGDRITIYLPMIPDAIVAMLACARIGAIHSVIFGGFAPQSIADRIADCGSKLVITADEGLRGGKRIPLKANVDAALRLPGTNSVETVLVVRHTGAAVAMQMPRDRWVEAVVEGQPDTCDPEPMGAEDPLFILYTSGSTGKPKGVLHTTGGYLVYASFTHEEVFGLRADDVWWCTADVGWITGHSYIVYGPLANGATAVVFEGVPNHPDFSRFWRIVDKHQVTIFYTAPTAIRALMREGDAPVKAASRKSLRLLGTVGEPINPEAWRWYHDVVGDARCPIVDTWWQTETGATLIAPRLDQPQKPGSAMTPFFGVRPAIVDANGQLLEGETEGNLVLLDSWPGQMRTVYGDHARFIDTYFRAYPGMYFTGDGCRRDADGDYWITGRVDDVINVSGHRIGTAEVESALVAHPKVAEAAVVGFPHDIKGQGIYAYVTLVAGEAESNALRDALVAHVRNLIGPIATPDHVQWAPGLPKTRSGKIMRRILRKIAEDAPEQLGDTSTLADPSVVDSLVKHRRGA; encoded by the coding sequence ATGGCTTCGACGGATTCCGATTACGCGCAGCGCTATGCCGAATCGCTGCACGATCCCGATGGCTTCTGGCGCAAGGTCGCCAAGCGCATCGACTGGATCTCGCCGCCCACGCGCATCCGCGACGTCAGTTTCGACGCCGACGATTTCCACATCCGCTGGTACGAAGACGGCGTGCTCAACGCCAGCGTCAACTGCCTGGACCGCCACCTCGCCAGGAACGGCGATCGCACCGCGCTGATCTTCGAACCCGACGATCCGAACGCGCCCGCGCAACGCATCACCTACCGCGAACTGCACGCGCGCACCTGCCGCCTCGCCAACGCGCTGCGCAACCTCGGCATGGGCAAGGGCGACCGCATCACGATCTACCTGCCGATGATCCCCGACGCGATCGTCGCGATGCTCGCGTGCGCGCGCATCGGCGCGATCCATTCGGTGATCTTCGGCGGCTTCGCGCCGCAATCCATCGCCGACCGCATCGCCGACTGCGGCAGCAAGCTCGTCATCACCGCGGACGAAGGGCTGCGCGGCGGCAAGCGCATCCCATTGAAGGCCAACGTCGACGCGGCGCTTCGCCTGCCCGGCACGAATTCGGTGGAAACCGTCCTCGTCGTGCGCCACACCGGCGCCGCGGTGGCGATGCAGATGCCGCGCGACCGCTGGGTGGAGGCCGTGGTCGAAGGCCAGCCCGACACCTGCGATCCCGAGCCGATGGGCGCGGAAGATCCGTTGTTCATCCTCTACACCTCGGGATCGACCGGCAAACCCAAGGGCGTGCTGCACACCACGGGCGGTTACCTGGTGTATGCGAGCTTCACGCACGAGGAAGTCTTCGGCCTGCGCGCGGACGACGTGTGGTGGTGCACGGCCGACGTCGGCTGGATCACGGGCCACAGCTACATCGTGTACGGCCCGCTGGCGAACGGCGCGACCGCCGTCGTGTTCGAAGGCGTGCCGAACCATCCGGATTTCTCGCGCTTCTGGCGCATCGTCGACAAACACCAGGTCACGATCTTCTACACCGCGCCGACGGCGATCCGCGCATTGATGCGCGAAGGCGATGCGCCGGTGAAGGCGGCCTCGCGCAAATCGCTGCGCCTGCTCGGCACCGTCGGCGAGCCGATCAATCCCGAAGCCTGGCGCTGGTACCACGACGTGGTGGGCGATGCGCGCTGCCCGATCGTCGATACGTGGTGGCAAACGGAAACCGGCGCCACGCTCATTGCGCCGCGGCTCGACCAGCCGCAGAAGCCCGGCTCGGCGATGACGCCGTTCTTCGGCGTGCGTCCGGCCATCGTCGATGCGAACGGCCAACTGCTCGAAGGCGAAACCGAAGGCAACCTCGTGCTGCTGGATTCCTGGCCCGGCCAGATGCGCACGGTCTACGGCGACCACGCGCGTTTCATCGACACGTATTTCCGCGCATATCCGGGCATGTACTTCACCGGCGACGGCTGCCGGCGCGACGCGGACGGCGACTACTGGATCACCGGGCGCGTGGACGACGTCATCAACGTCAGCGGCCATCGCATCGGCACGGCGGAAGTGGAAAGCGCGCTGGTCGCGCATCCCAAGGTGGCCGAAGCCGCCGTCGTCGGATTCCCGCACGACATCAAGGGCCAGGGCATCTATGCCTACGTGACGCTGGTGGCCGGCGAAGCCGAATCCAACGCGCTGCGCGACGCACTGGTCGCGCACGTGCGCAACCTCATCGGCCCGATCGCCACGCCCGACCACGTGCAGTGGGCGCCGGGCCTGCCGAAGACGCGCTCGGGAAAGATCATGCGGCGCATCCTGCGCAAGATCGCCGAAGACGCGCCGGAACAACTGGGCGATACCTCGACGCTCGCGGATCCGTCGGTCGTCGACTCGCTGGTCAAGCACCGCCGCGGCGCGTGA
- a CDS encoding EF-hand domain-containing protein: protein MALAILCTTAHAQVTASADYLARMDADHDGRVSLVEYQDWLSYAFDAMDADHDGTLSPAEQPGGRGKPITRDAHRARLADAFARQDKNRDGFLSAAELASPPR, encoded by the coding sequence TTGGCGCTCGCAATCCTCTGCACCACGGCCCACGCGCAGGTCACGGCCAGCGCCGACTACCTCGCCCGCATGGACGCCGACCACGACGGCCGCGTTTCGCTCGTCGAATACCAGGATTGGCTGAGCTACGCCTTCGACGCGATGGACGCCGACCACGACGGCACGCTCTCCCCCGCCGAACAACCGGGCGGGCGCGGCAAGCCCATCACGCGCGACGCCCATCGCGCACGCCTGGCCGACGCCTTCGCCCGCCAGGACAAGAACCGCGATGGATTCCTGAGCGCCGCGGAACTCGCCTCGCCGCCACGCTGA
- a CDS encoding fatty acid desaturase, which produces MHAFLEFLSGGLLQFGWIGLLVYLLVATQLTIFSVTLYLHRSQAHRGVDFHPVLAHFFRFWTWLTTSMITKEWAAIHRKHHAKCETEEDPHSPMYKGIKTVFWRGVELYREARGDRESIEKYGKGCPEDWIERKVYTPHATMGPTLLLFLSFALFGLPGVAVWAIQMAWIPFWAAGVVNGLGHWWGYRNFETTDTATNLTPWGVWIGGEELHNNHHAFPSSAKFALRKFEFDIGWAAIKFFEMFGMAKVLRVAPSLDVRPNIHVPDSETIKALLTHRFQAMTDFHRNVLKPALRESQAALPRPLRKGLSDDGRWLKPDARAQLQAWIAQNPRIRALVEHRARLAAVLEARGNDAAATLQNLQAWCKEAEASGIRQLQDFSARLKGYQLHAA; this is translated from the coding sequence ATGCACGCTTTCCTCGAATTCCTGTCCGGCGGACTCCTGCAGTTCGGCTGGATCGGCCTGCTGGTCTACCTGTTGGTCGCCACGCAGCTCACGATCTTCTCGGTCACCCTGTACCTGCACCGCAGCCAGGCCCATCGCGGCGTCGATTTCCATCCAGTGCTCGCGCACTTCTTCCGCTTCTGGACGTGGCTCACCACGTCGATGATCACGAAGGAATGGGCGGCGATCCATCGCAAGCACCATGCGAAGTGCGAGACCGAGGAAGATCCGCACAGCCCGATGTACAAGGGCATCAAGACCGTCTTCTGGCGCGGCGTGGAGCTTTATCGCGAAGCGCGCGGCGATCGCGAGTCGATCGAGAAGTACGGCAAGGGCTGCCCGGAGGACTGGATCGAGCGCAAGGTCTACACGCCGCACGCGACGATGGGCCCCACGCTCCTGCTCTTCCTCAGCTTCGCGCTGTTCGGCCTGCCGGGCGTTGCGGTGTGGGCGATCCAGATGGCGTGGATCCCGTTCTGGGCCGCCGGCGTCGTCAACGGCCTCGGCCACTGGTGGGGCTACCGCAACTTCGAAACCACCGACACCGCGACCAACCTCACCCCGTGGGGCGTCTGGATCGGCGGCGAAGAGCTGCACAACAACCACCACGCGTTCCCGAGCTCGGCGAAGTTCGCGCTGCGCAAGTTCGAATTCGACATCGGCTGGGCCGCGATCAAGTTCTTCGAAATGTTCGGAATGGCGAAGGTCCTGCGCGTGGCGCCCTCGCTCGACGTGCGACCGAACATCCACGTACCGGACAGCGAAACCATCAAGGCGCTGCTGACCCATCGCTTCCAGGCCATGACCGATTTCCATCGCAACGTGCTGAAGCCGGCGCTGCGCGAGAGCCAGGCCGCGCTGCCGCGTCCGCTGCGCAAGGGCCTGAGCGACGACGGTCGTTGGCTGAAGCCGGATGCGCGTGCCCAGCTGCAGGCGTGGATCGCGCAGAACCCGCGGATCCGTGCGCTGGTCGAACACCGCGCGCGCCTGGCGGCCGTGCTCGAAGCGCGCGGCAATGACGCCGCGGCGACGCTGCAGAACCTGCAGGCCTGGTGCAAGGAAGCCGAAGCCAGCGGCATCCGCCAGCTGCAGGACTTCTCGGCGCGCCTGAAGGGCTACCAGCTGCACGCTGCGTGA
- the mutM gene encoding bifunctional DNA-formamidopyrimidine glycosylase/DNA-(apurinic or apyrimidinic site) lyase produces MPELPEVETTRRGLAPHVEGRIVTDVVLRRPDLRWPIPPEVARLLPGRRIDAVRRRAKYLLLDTEVGSALLHLGMSGSLRVLPAATPVAAHDHVDILLDPRGRDPLRVLRFNDPRRFGCLLWQAPGETHELLRDLGPEPLSDGFDGDYLFARSRGRTAPVKTFLMDQGIVVGVGNIYAAEALFEAGISPLREAGRVSRERYRSLADAVKRILAHAIERGGTTLRDFISPDGLPGYFELELSAYGRGGAPCPRCGRPLKEASIGQRTTVWCTRCQR; encoded by the coding sequence ATGCCCGAGTTGCCTGAAGTCGAAACCACGCGTCGCGGCCTGGCGCCGCATGTCGAAGGGCGCATCGTCACCGACGTCGTGTTGCGGCGTCCGGACCTGCGATGGCCGATTCCGCCGGAAGTCGCGCGCCTGCTGCCCGGCCGACGGATCGATGCCGTGCGCCGCCGGGCGAAATACCTGCTGCTGGACACCGAGGTCGGCAGCGCGCTGCTCCACCTGGGCATGTCCGGCAGCCTGCGCGTCCTGCCCGCCGCCACGCCGGTCGCCGCCCACGACCATGTCGACATCCTGCTCGACCCCCGCGGCCGCGACCCGCTCCGCGTCCTGCGCTTCAACGACCCGCGCCGCTTCGGCTGCCTGCTCTGGCAGGCGCCCGGCGAAACCCACGAACTCCTGCGCGACCTGGGGCCGGAGCCCTTGTCGGACGGCTTCGACGGCGACTACCTCTTCGCGCGCAGCCGCGGCCGCACGGCCCCGGTGAAAACCTTCCTGATGGACCAGGGAATCGTGGTGGGCGTGGGCAACATCTATGCCGCCGAAGCCCTGTTCGAAGCGGGCATTTCGCCCCTGCGCGAGGCCGGCCGCGTGTCGCGCGAACGCTACCGTTCGCTCGCCGACGCGGTGAAGCGGATCCTGGCCCATGCCATCGAACGCGGCGGCACCACCCTCCGCGACTTCATCAGCCCCGACGGCCTGCCCGGGTATTTCGAGCTCGAACTGTCGGCCTATGGCCGAGGCGGGGCGCCATGTCCGCGCTGCGGCCGGCCCCTGAAGGAAGCCTCGATCGGCCAGCGCACCACCGTGTGGTGCACCCGCTGCCAGCGCTGA
- a CDS encoding ECF-type sigma factor, translated as MAETADITELLDAARDGDRGALDRVLATLYQELHAMARRQLAGQHGHTLDATALVHEAYLKLVGRNSAQFDDRAHFFAYAASAMRSVVVDYARQRLAQKRGGDLHRVTELPEEVEGGLRLDEETLGLDTALTRLAAVDARLAQVVELRYFAGLSELEIAALLKRSERSIRRDWQKARLFLLASLKDG; from the coding sequence ATGGCCGAGACTGCCGACATCACCGAGCTGTTGGACGCCGCACGCGATGGAGATCGCGGCGCGCTCGATCGCGTGCTCGCCACCCTGTATCAGGAACTGCACGCCATGGCGCGCCGGCAGCTCGCCGGGCAGCACGGGCACACGCTCGATGCCACCGCGCTCGTGCACGAGGCCTACCTGAAACTGGTCGGGCGCAATTCGGCGCAGTTCGACGATCGCGCGCACTTCTTCGCCTACGCGGCGTCGGCGATGCGCAGCGTCGTGGTCGACTACGCGCGCCAGCGCCTGGCGCAGAAGCGCGGCGGCGATCTGCACCGCGTCACCGAGTTGCCCGAGGAAGTCGAAGGCGGCCTGCGCCTGGATGAAGAAACCCTGGGCCTGGACACCGCGCTCACGCGCCTGGCCGCGGTCGACGCGCGCCTGGCGCAGGTGGTCGAACTGCGTTACTTCGCCGGACTGTCCGAACTGGAGATCGCTGCGCTGCTCAAGCGCTCCGAACGCAGTATCCGCCGCGACTGGCAGAAGGCGCGCCTGTTCCTCCTCGCGTCGTTGAAGGACGGCTGA
- a CDS encoding serine/threonine-protein kinase produces MLDALFELDEDERTRSLELMREEDPQTAEDLEALLRLETDREDFLSEPLVAPLPGPRPGADVGPYRLERMLGEGGMGQVWLAARADGLYQRRVALKLLRPGLVDPNLRLRFTRERQILARLAHPHIARLLDAGVSGDHQPYLALEYIEGEPITDYCRARKLSLESRLDLFHQICDAVSHAHANLIVHRDLKPSNILVTPAGDVRLLDFGIAKLIDTEAASPEQTRTGVRAFTLHYAAPEQVRGEPVSTMTDVYSLGVVLYELLADAKPYRLKRQTDAEWEEAILQGDPTRPSQALQRQADAGDGDSAMLRRRSRIVSGDLDNIVLKALGKKPEQRYPSVEAMSLDLERYLAGKPVLARPQSVGYRVRKYCVRHRWALASGIAITSVLGAALAIVAWQGQQAVQEAARAQALQDFVIGLFEGAGAAPRDDAIDMRSLLDNGIVRANRELARQPLARAEVFGIIARLRLGLGDYREAMSLLDRQAAILATFGDDAPPSLQLESATQLGLAQRQLDNPRGCINVMQPMMERARREQSQLPAQVAEYYSQLARCRSAVGEFNTARQLLEYSMTIRKDVLDDEPGQVENLLDLANVDADAGKTDAALRGLRNALAQLQVRLGERHPLAIQVQRRIGALLREQGRPDEAAKAIDAALNLSVELLGDRHPTTLALHRQRAAVYMEQGWLDVAERDLRATTPLLIERVGEEHVDVGSSFYTLGMLAWEQGRMEEAERELGQAIAIWRSTSARTRMVRAMADHAEVLQALGRNEEANTEIELAHQLAVAQLGLRHPITADVEHIQGRMLASAGDHAAAIDRLERAVGDASSALGANNLRTQAIELTLARELARDDDVRAFGTMERLASEKFAGGTEPRDLRWRARAYLGEARCRGPETLRARSELDALSEELHAALPQGGRLPREVDAIRAACTPLALK; encoded by the coding sequence TTGCTCGATGCTCTATTCGAGCTCGACGAAGACGAGCGCACGCGTAGCCTCGAGTTGATGCGCGAGGAGGATCCGCAGACCGCGGAAGACCTCGAAGCCTTGCTGCGCCTGGAAACCGATCGCGAGGATTTCCTCTCCGAACCGCTCGTCGCACCGCTGCCCGGCCCGCGCCCGGGAGCAGATGTCGGCCCCTATCGCCTTGAACGCATGCTCGGCGAAGGCGGCATGGGCCAGGTGTGGCTGGCCGCGCGCGCCGATGGCCTGTACCAGCGCCGCGTCGCGCTGAAGCTGCTGCGCCCGGGCCTGGTCGATCCGAACCTGCGCCTGCGCTTCACGCGCGAACGCCAGATCCTCGCGCGCCTGGCGCATCCGCACATCGCGCGACTGCTCGATGCAGGCGTGAGCGGCGACCACCAACCGTATCTCGCGCTCGAATACATCGAAGGCGAGCCGATCACCGATTACTGCCGCGCGCGCAAGTTGTCGCTGGAATCGAGGCTGGATCTGTTCCACCAGATCTGCGACGCGGTCTCGCACGCGCACGCCAACCTCATCGTCCACCGCGACCTCAAGCCCTCGAACATCCTGGTCACGCCCGCAGGCGACGTCCGCCTGCTCGACTTCGGCATCGCCAAGCTGATCGACACCGAGGCGGCTTCGCCCGAACAGACGCGCACCGGCGTGCGCGCGTTCACGCTGCACTACGCAGCGCCGGAACAGGTGCGCGGTGAGCCGGTGTCGACGATGACCGATGTGTATTCGCTCGGCGTCGTGCTCTACGAACTGCTCGCCGACGCCAAGCCCTACCGCCTGAAACGGCAGACCGATGCCGAATGGGAAGAGGCGATTCTGCAGGGCGATCCGACGCGACCTTCGCAGGCGCTGCAGCGCCAGGCCGATGCCGGCGACGGCGATTCGGCGATGCTGCGCAGGCGTTCGCGCATCGTGTCGGGCGACCTCGACAACATCGTGCTGAAGGCCCTGGGGAAGAAACCGGAGCAGCGCTATCCCTCGGTCGAGGCGATGTCGCTGGACCTGGAGCGTTATCTCGCGGGCAAGCCCGTGCTGGCGCGACCGCAGAGCGTGGGCTACCGCGTGCGCAAGTATTGCGTGCGACATCGCTGGGCCTTGGCGTCTGGCATCGCGATCACCAGCGTGCTCGGCGCGGCGCTGGCGATCGTCGCGTGGCAGGGGCAGCAGGCCGTGCAGGAAGCCGCCCGCGCGCAGGCGCTGCAGGATTTCGTCATCGGTCTGTTCGAAGGCGCGGGCGCTGCGCCGCGCGACGATGCGATCGACATGCGCTCGCTGCTCGACAACGGCATCGTGCGCGCCAACCGCGAACTGGCGCGACAACCCCTCGCGCGCGCGGAGGTGTTCGGCATCATCGCGCGCCTGCGCCTGGGCCTCGGCGACTACCGCGAAGCGATGTCGCTGCTGGATCGCCAGGCCGCGATCCTGGCCACCTTCGGCGACGATGCACCGCCGAGCCTGCAGCTCGAATCGGCCACGCAACTGGGCCTGGCGCAACGCCAGCTCGACAATCCGCGTGGCTGCATCAACGTCATGCAGCCGATGATGGAGCGCGCGCGGCGCGAGCAGTCGCAGCTCCCCGCCCAGGTCGCCGAGTACTACTCGCAACTCGCGCGCTGCCGCAGCGCGGTCGGCGAGTTCAACACGGCGCGCCAGCTACTCGAATACTCGATGACGATCCGCAAGGACGTACTCGACGACGAACCGGGGCAGGTCGAAAACCTGCTCGACCTGGCCAACGTGGACGCCGACGCGGGCAAGACCGACGCTGCCTTGCGCGGCCTGCGCAACGCACTGGCGCAATTGCAGGTGCGCCTGGGCGAGCGCCACCCGCTCGCGATCCAGGTGCAGCGCCGCATCGGCGCACTGCTGCGCGAACAGGGCCGCCCCGACGAAGCGGCGAAAGCCATCGACGCCGCGCTCAACCTCTCGGTCGAACTGCTCGGCGACCGCCACCCCACGACGCTTGCACTGCATCGCCAACGCGCCGCCGTGTACATGGAGCAGGGTTGGCTGGACGTCGCCGAGCGCGACCTGCGCGCGACGACGCCGCTGTTGATCGAACGCGTCGGCGAGGAACACGTCGACGTGGGCAGCAGCTTCTACACGCTCGGCATGCTCGCGTGGGAGCAAGGACGCATGGAGGAAGCCGAGCGCGAGCTGGGCCAGGCCATCGCCATCTGGCGCTCCACGTCGGCGCGCACGCGCATGGTGCGCGCGATGGCGGACCACGCGGAAGTCCTGCAGGCCCTGGGCCGCAACGAGGAAGCGAACACGGAAATCGAACTGGCGCACCAGCTCGCCGTGGCGCAACTCGGCCTGCGCCATCCGATCACCGCGGACGTCGAACACATCCAGGGCCGCATGCTCGCCTCGGCCGGCGACCACGCCGCTGCGATCGACCGGCTCGAACGCGCCGTCGGCGATGCAAGTTCGGCGCTGGGCGCGAACAACCTGCGCACGCAGGCGATCGAATTGACCCTGGCGCGCGAACTGGCGCGCGACGACGACGTGCGCGCATTCGGCACGATGGAACGGCTCGCGAGCGAGAAGTTCGCCGGCGGCACCGAACCGCGCGACCTGCGCTGGCGCGCGCGCGCCTATCTCGGCGAGGCGCGCTGCCGCGGCCCGGAAACGCTGCGCGCGCGCAGCGAACTCGATGCGCTGTCCGAAGAACTGCACGCCGCCCTCCCGCAGGGCGGGCGCCTGCCGCGCGAAGTCGATGCCATCCGCGCGGCGTGCACGCCGCTCGCGCTGAAGTGA
- a CDS encoding thymidine kinase, with product MAKLYFYYSAMNAGKTTTLLQSAHNYRERGMRVMIFTPALDDRAGAAGTVASRIGLKAQGTPFGARDDLQARVREDIEAHGKLDCVLVDEAQFLSKAQVWQLSEVVDQLRIPVLCYGLRTDFRGELFEGSQYLLAWADELSEIKTICHTGKKATMTVRVDEQGRAVQAGPQVEIGGNDRYVSVSRAEFKKVMRGEGTIEPVQPSLLD from the coding sequence ATGGCCAAGCTCTATTTCTATTATTCGGCGATGAATGCGGGGAAGACGACGACCCTGTTGCAGTCTGCGCACAACTATCGCGAACGCGGCATGCGCGTGATGATTTTCACGCCCGCGCTGGACGATCGCGCGGGCGCGGCCGGGACGGTCGCCTCGCGCATCGGCCTCAAGGCGCAGGGGACGCCCTTCGGCGCCCGCGACGACCTTCAAGCCCGCGTGCGCGAGGACATCGAGGCGCACGGTAAGCTGGATTGCGTGCTCGTGGACGAGGCGCAGTTCCTCTCCAAGGCGCAGGTGTGGCAGCTCAGCGAAGTCGTCGACCAGCTGCGCATCCCGGTGCTGTGTTACGGGCTGCGCACGGATTTCCGCGGCGAGCTGTTCGAAGGCAGCCAGTACCTGCTGGCATGGGCGGACGAACTCAGCGAGATCAAGACGATCTGCCACACCGGCAAGAAGGCGACGATGACGGTGCGGGTGGACGAGCAGGGACGCGCCGTGCAGGCGGGCCCGCAGGTGGAGATCGGCGGCAACGACCGTTACGTGTCTGTGTCGCGCGCGGAGTTCAAGAAGGTGATGCGCGGCGAGGGAACGATCGAGCCGGTGCAGCCCTCGCTGCTCGACTGA